A region of Acidobacteriota bacterium DNA encodes the following proteins:
- a CDS encoding DNA alkylation repair protein, giving the protein MDSIADIRATLAALGTAERATNEKRYLKSDLEFLGVKVPTIRREVRRWLKARPEIGRAELVALAHRLWQTRVHELRTFGAQALALRVGLLTAEDLALTENLLRKANTWAHVDELSVRLAGSLVERFPAAGRAALDRWNRDDNFWLQRASLLALLIPLREGRGDWPRFSRYADHLLEEKEFFLRKAIGWVLREASQKTPDKVAAWVRSRLDRMSGLTFREGTRRLPEEVQAELKAAYAAR; this is encoded by the coding sequence ATGGACTCGATCGCCGACATCCGAGCCACCCTCGCCGCCCTCGGCACGGCCGAGCGCGCTACCAACGAGAAACGCTACCTGAAGAGCGACCTGGAGTTCCTCGGTGTCAAAGTGCCGACCATTCGGCGCGAGGTCCGCCGTTGGCTCAAGGCCCGGCCGGAGATTGGCCGAGCCGAGCTGGTCGCCCTGGCCCACCGACTGTGGCAAACCCGGGTCCACGAGCTGCGTACCTTCGGGGCCCAGGCCCTCGCCTTACGGGTCGGACTGCTGACGGCGGAAGATCTGGCGCTCACCGAGAACCTGCTGCGCAAAGCCAACACCTGGGCCCACGTCGACGAGCTGTCGGTGCGCCTCGCCGGCTCGCTGGTCGAGCGTTTTCCGGCCGCCGGCCGCGCCGCCCTCGATCGCTGGAACCGGGACGACAACTTCTGGCTCCAGCGCGCCTCGCTCCTGGCGTTGCTCATCCCCCTGCGCGAGGGCCGTGGCGACTGGCCGCGCTTCAGCCGCTACGCCGACCACCTGCTCGAGGAGAAGGAGTTCTTTCTGCGCAAGGCGATCGGTTGGGTGCTGCGAGAGGCCAGCCAGAAGACCCCCGACAAGGTCGCCGCCTGGGTGCGCTCGCGCCTCGACCGCATGTCCGGCCTGACCTTCCGGGAAGGCACCCGGCGCCTGCCGGAAGAGGTCCAGGCCGAGCTGAAGGCCGCCTACGCCGCGCGCTGA
- a CDS encoding M23 family metallopeptidase, which yields MKPTSPRPTVEVMQRKLAAELSPRRRIVYLLLLLFDLLGAVAVASLWLTEPGLPVRTQLAFAGLLALAVAWAVFFAWTLSRRHVLLAEHRLIAGRLAVVVTGAFTAGAVTLALTQADLRHLGLTASAFGAALVTIAGLALRQARQRHRALLHRRDELLRKAGIAVLLSLFVGITGFAPAVQGQLAGESPLEVQAQTAPQVVDALGRKHLVYELHLTNFGTTARQITRLAVLGESGDEIAAWEGEALHRRLATVGNPSAAPGRLSPGGRAIAYLWLALAAGTEAPKKVSHRVETTTDERLEDLSTAPLEVEESPEPILAAPVGAGTWVALRGPSNASGHRRALIALNGSTSLAQRFAVDWARLGPDGRLFAEDGSENHHWYGFGEAVLAMAGGRVHSVRDHQTDHPPGAEQAALHSNRAALTGNTVVIDEGDGRYSTYAHLRAGSIRVAPGDRVAAGEPIAEIGNSGHSLAPHLHHHLSDQPESLAGEGRPFRLSSYQLLGRLAFRDALAGKPWQPSPQRPARWVKAELPLENMVLRLAASKD from the coding sequence ATGAAGCCGACCTCACCGCGCCCCACCGTCGAGGTCATGCAGCGCAAACTCGCTGCCGAGCTGTCGCCGCGGCGGCGCATCGTCTACCTCCTGCTGCTCTTGTTCGACCTCCTGGGTGCCGTTGCCGTCGCCTCCCTCTGGCTGACCGAGCCGGGACTGCCGGTTCGCACTCAACTGGCCTTCGCCGGCCTGCTGGCCTTGGCGGTCGCCTGGGCAGTGTTCTTCGCCTGGACCCTGAGCCGCCGCCACGTCCTCCTCGCCGAGCACCGCCTGATCGCCGGCCGGCTCGCGGTGGTCGTCACCGGGGCCTTCACTGCCGGTGCCGTCACCCTGGCTCTGACCCAGGCCGATCTGCGGCACCTGGGGCTGACGGCGAGCGCCTTCGGCGCGGCGCTGGTCACCATCGCCGGCCTGGCGCTGCGGCAAGCCCGCCAGCGACACCGGGCGCTCCTACACCGCCGCGACGAGCTGCTGCGCAAGGCAGGCATCGCGGTGCTGCTGTCCCTGTTTGTCGGGATCACAGGGTTCGCGCCCGCGGTCCAAGGCCAGCTCGCCGGCGAGAGCCCCCTCGAAGTCCAGGCTCAGACCGCGCCCCAGGTGGTCGATGCCCTCGGCAGAAAGCACCTGGTCTACGAGCTCCATCTCACCAACTTCGGCACCACGGCGCGACAGATCACTCGCCTCGCTGTGCTCGGGGAGTCCGGTGACGAGATCGCCGCCTGGGAGGGCGAGGCCCTGCACCGCCGACTGGCCACCGTTGGCAACCCTTCGGCAGCACCCGGTCGGCTGTCTCCCGGAGGACGCGCCATCGCCTACCTCTGGCTCGCCCTCGCTGCCGGTACGGAGGCCCCGAAGAAGGTGAGTCACCGGGTCGAAACCACCACCGACGAGCGCCTGGAAGATCTGTCAACCGCCCCCCTCGAGGTCGAGGAATCGCCCGAGCCGATCCTCGCCGCGCCGGTCGGCGCGGGCACCTGGGTCGCCCTGCGCGGCCCCTCGAACGCGTCGGGCCATCGCCGCGCCCTGATCGCTCTGAACGGTTCGACCAGCCTGGCTCAGCGCTTCGCCGTCGACTGGGCGCGCCTCGGACCGGACGGTCGCCTGTTTGCCGAAGATGGCTCCGAAAATCACCACTGGTACGGCTTCGGCGAAGCGGTGCTGGCGATGGCCGGCGGCAGAGTCCATTCGGTTCGCGACCACCAGACCGACCACCCTCCCGGCGCCGAGCAGGCGGCCCTGCATTCGAATCGTGCCGCGCTCACCGGCAATACGGTGGTGATCGACGAAGGCGACGGCCGCTACTCGACCTACGCCCATCTGCGCGCCGGCTCGATCCGGGTTGCGCCCGGCGACCGCGTCGCCGCGGGAGAGCCGATCGCCGAGATCGGAAACTCGGGTCACAGCCTGGCTCCCCACCTCCACCACCACCTCTCGGACCAACCCGAATCTCTGGCCGGAGAGGGTCGCCCCTTTCGGCTCTCCAGCTACCAGTTGCTCGGTCGCCTCGCCTTCCGCGATGCCCTGGCGGGAAAGCCCTGGCAGCCTTCACCGCAACGACCGGCCCGCTGGGTCAAGGCCGAGCTGCCGCTCGAGAACATGGTGCTGCGTCTCGCCGCCTCGAAGGACTGA
- a CDS encoding sigma-70 family RNA polymerase sigma factor, which produces MNQRPPSPTADRDSELLAVRCQLGEAAAFDELVARWHGPLWRYVLAMCGDPALAEEILQDGWLRILRALPALRQPSRLRPWLFSILRRAFVDRLRARAGESHLEPLAEEPRAAREPELPWEDLELLTQALEELEPWDREATVLFYLRELELRDIAEVQGVPVGTVKSRLHRSRRLLRTFLEARGITSEELSS; this is translated from the coding sequence ATGAACCAGAGACCTCCATCCCCCACCGCGGACCGTGACAGCGAGCTGTTGGCGGTGCGCTGTCAGCTCGGCGAGGCCGCTGCCTTCGATGAGCTGGTGGCGCGCTGGCACGGACCGCTGTGGCGCTACGTGCTCGCCATGTGTGGCGACCCGGCGTTGGCCGAGGAGATCTTGCAGGACGGCTGGCTGCGCATCCTGCGCGCCCTGCCCGCCCTGCGACAGCCGTCTCGGCTCCGCCCCTGGCTGTTCTCGATCCTGCGCCGCGCGTTTGTCGATCGCCTGCGAGCGCGGGCCGGCGAGAGCCACCTCGAGCCCCTCGCCGAGGAGCCGAGGGCGGCTCGCGAGCCGGAGCTGCCGTGGGAAGACCTCGAGCTCCTTACCCAAGCCCTCGAGGAGCTCGAGCCCTGGGATCGCGAAGCGACGGTTCTCTTCTACCTGCGAGAGCTCGAGCTGCGCGACATCGCCGAGGTCCAGGGCGTACCCGTGGGCACGGTGAAATCGCGCCTGCATCGATCGCGACGCCTTCTTCGCACCTTTCTCGAAGCCCGAGGAATCACCTCCGAGGAGCTCTCATCATGA